DNA from Bos indicus isolate NIAB-ARS_2022 breed Sahiwal x Tharparkar chromosome 15, NIAB-ARS_B.indTharparkar_mat_pri_1.0, whole genome shotgun sequence:
AGTTTATCAAAATATCTTCAGTGCTTACTCAGTTTCTAGAGTATAATAAGAGCTTAACTAGtgtttttgaaataaatgaatgaatgactatcccatatgctgtgctgtgctttgtcgcttagtcgtgtccaactctttgtgaccccatggactgtaacccaccaggcttctctgttcatgaggattctccaggcaagaatactggagggggtagcctattccttctccaggagatcttcccgacccaggaatcgaaccgaggtctcctgcattgcaggcagattctttaccagctgagctaccagggaagcctgactatCCCATATATACATGTAAAGTAACCAAAAACCCTAGATTAAATGTTCCTCTTGTAGTTGGAGGTCACTGTGGCAGGGAATTATCAGTGTTTGAggtctcctctttaacttttccCTAGAATTACCATAATAAATATGACAAGAGATATCTATAGATATTAACAGATCTCAAAATTGTTTGTCACATAATTCCCAATTAGCAATGCTCACATGATAACTCAGGTAAAATACAAAAGACCTATGAACACACTGACCTCTGAATTATGGGTCCAAAATGCCCAGAGGGAAGCTAGTCTTGTATTCAGGACTTGAGAGTTCACATAATTAAAGCTCCAGAAGTCATGTGAGTCAGTATGCACTTGGGATTTTTACAGGACAATTGCAACTGTTATTTATGAAAAATTCAGTATTCTACTAAAGCCTTGAAAGAGACTCAAAGCAAGTGATAATTCTGACTTCTAGCTCGATTAAAACAGATGCCTGAAAGAGTGCAGCCATGTATTGCTGTGTTTAGAACCTGACAAGATAAAATGGAAGCCTGCAAATCTGAATAGCCTAACTTTGGGGGACCTTTTCATATGTTATGATGATGAACTGAATAGTTATTAATGACCCAATAGAATTCTAATAATATGCCAGtagcttcattcttttatggTCATTTATGGAACCCTATGTGAGGGTTCCGTAGCCACATAGCAGGGGGTGGAATGTGACATAATAGAAATATCTGTGGTCTCTACTCCCGTATCCTAACACAGGGCTCTACACCCTTGTAATTTCCTGAATGACAGGGGTGCTAGAAGCATCTTTTGttcaaatatttgttctttaaacCTGGTTCCTGACACAGGGCTCCTGAATCCATTGGAACCTCCTAGGTGGTAGGAGTGTCTTTGTTTGAATGAAAAGACCCTCGGTGGGATTCTGTACAGCTTCTGGATGAGGACTGGTCACCAAAAAGATCAAACTATGATTAGAAACTTGGAACTTTATGTTCACATGTGTTTCTGCAGTGAGGCTGGAGAGGTTGGAGACTTTTTACATGGCCTCCATAAAGATCCTAAGCTATGAGGTGGGGAGTTTCCAATTTGGTCAACAGATTCATGTGCTAGAAGGGTTAAGTAAGtgaaagtaagtgaagtcgctcactcgtgtccgactttttgcgaccccatggactgtagcctaccaggctcctctgtccattggattctccaggcaagagtactggagtgggttgccatttccttctacattcCAAATTATACATTTCAGCTTCCTAGTGATAGAAACTCCTGCTCTGGAGACCTTTCCAGACCTGGTGTGGTGTGTCTCTCCATCTGACTGTTAATTTAtcctttataatatattttatgttaaactGGTAAAGGTAAGCAGATGCTTCAGAGAATTTTGTTGAGTCATTCTAGCAAACTCTCACACCTGGAAGAGGCCTGTGGCAATCCTTGACTTTGTAGCCAAGTTGGACAAAAGTGTGGGTACCTTGGGGACCCATTACTTGCAACTGGTGTCAGAAGGGAGGGCAGAGTTGTGGAACTGAGCCTTAAGCCTGTGGAGTCTGGCCCTACCTCCAGGCAGTTGGTGTCAcaattgaatgaaagaataaagcatCAGTTTGATGTCTGGATATTTAGAACATACCAGTATTCCAGCTGGTTGGTATGGGAGGAAAAGACCACAAAGTTGGTGTCAAGAGTGTTGTGGTTAGGGAAAGTTTTCTTTACCCATTATTTGATCATTGCACATGTTTAATTTATCCTTGTTTCATTTAGCCTTTGTATGTTTCCACTTAATTTTGCGATTTTATGATAGATACTCTACAttttaacttcagcttctcagtcatgtctgactctttgcaaccccatggactgcagcacaccaggcttccctgtccatgaccaactcctggagcttgctcaaactcatgtccattgagtcagtgatgccatccaaccatctcatcctctgttgtcccctttttcctcctgccttcaatctttcccagaatcagggtctttttcaatgagtcagttctttgcattatgtggccaaaatattggaactccAGCTTCAGTgtgagtcctttcaatgaatattcaggactgatttcctttaggatttactggtttgatctccttgctgtccgagggactctcaagagtcttctccaataccacagttgaaaagcccCAATACTTAGCAGAATTAACTTAGCaatgtattataaataatatcCCATTTGCTTCTTTCTATGTTTCCTAATCCTTACTTGTTTCACCCCATTATACTGAGTCAAGGACTTTTATAATCTGTCTTGCTTTCAGATGGTCTAAAAAGTTGTGTCAGTATTTACATTGAGTTGGGAGCTCCTGAACTCCAGAAAAAAGCCCTCTTTGCCCTTCTGGTCTCACAATCTTGGCAACACCTCTAGTTTAATGAATgggtattaattttttatatgtcCATGTTATGGAACCATGAATGCTGTTAGCATATTAATTGCAATGCTTAGATTTAAGATACCCTTCTAAATTTCTACAGCTAAGGAAAGCTACATTATGCCAAATGGGAGTATTTGTAACATGTCCTTAAATATCATtagaagaaagtgttagtcgctcagtcatgtccagctctttacaagtccatggatggtagcctgccaggctcctctgtccatgtgattctccaggcaagaatactggagtgggttgaattccattctctagaggatcttcccatcacagggattgaacccaggtctccttcattgcaggcatattctctaccatctgagctaaatATGGTTAGACTTCCAGTCAAATCATGTAATTGTGGTGTCCAGACCTTAATTTCTATAGATATAAACCAATCAGGTTTCCATTCTCATCCTTGTTTTTGGAGTCCTCACAATCTAGACTAACTTGGTAGTAGAGTTTGTTCAGAAGACTGATTTAAAAGAACAGCTATAGGCTTGCTTGTCCTAGTCAAATCCTCTAGATAACTAACAATGCTGAAGAAAGGCATAGAATCAGAGGACTTGATTCCAACTGAATTAGAGACTTGAGTCCATATCTCCCAAGACAAGCTATTGAATATCTCTGTGACTCAGcagtttcatctgtaaaattgaggTAAATTGTTAATAATCAGCATCATGAGATttctgtaaaaattaaataaagaaacataGTGGTTTGAACTCAGATTTTCTGGATTCAGAAACTGATTGCACAACTTTCCAGCTGCATCATTCTGGGCatctacttaacctctctgtgtacCAGATAATTTATTTGtcaaatagaaataatagaaCTACGACTATATGGTTTTTATGTGAAATAAGCCAGCTAATATATCATTGTgctagaacagggcctggcataTTATAAGTAGAGATTATTGTTTGCTAAATAAAGTCCTAGGCATCTAAAGATGTTAATACGTAATAGTGAAAATAATTGCTGTCATTATTACTAATTCCAAGATGCCTACCAGCTGGTTTATAAGTATATACAAATgagaataagaaatattttgatttcaATTTAAGCACCCAGTAAAGCAGTATTTAGTAGGTCCTAAGTGTGATACTGGTAAACAAAAATTTATAGGTCATCAGAAATGTTAAGAAGAAATCCTAAGAATATATTCTGACACTTACCTTTCTCAGGGCCTCCTTTACATCTCTgttcctcagactgtagatgaGGGGGTTCAACATGGGGATCACCACTGTGTAGAATACAGACAGCACTTTGTTCTGGTCAGTTGAGTAGGTGGATTTGGGCATCACATAAATAAAGGTAATCGTTCCATAGTAGAGAGTGACTGCAGTGAGGTGAGAGgtgcaggtggagaaggccttgTGTCTCCCTTCAGTGGAGCGCATCTTCAGGATGGTGTTGAGGATGCAGATGTAAGAGAGAGCTATGATGGACACTGTGAATGCAAGGATAGATCCAGATGAGATGGAAGGGATAATTTCAATGATGGAGACATCTGAGCAGGAAAGTTTCAACAGAGGGGAGAAATCACAGAAAAAGTCATTTATGTGATTTGGTCCACAGAAAGACAGAGTCAATAGACAACTAGTAAATGTCCAAGCATTGACACATCCACCTAGGTAAGATACCCCAATCAagagagcacagactctgggggACATGTGGATGGAGTAGAAAAGGGGCaagcagatggccacatagcggtcataggccatggcaGCCAGCAGGAAGCACTCAGCTGACCCAAACATGACCACAAAACACAGCTGAGCTTCACAGCCAGAAGCAGTGATGGTCACTCCTTGTCTCAGGAATCCTATAAGCATCATCGGTGTGACGGATGTGGTACACCCACTGTCCACAAAAGCCAAATGACTTAGAAAAAGGTACATGGGGGTGTGAAGCTGGGAACAAATTCTTATTAGAATAATTATGCTGATATTGCCTACTAAGGTGACAGCATAGATTCCTAGAAATACCACAAAAAAGATGCCACAAAGTGTAGGATCCTCTGTTAACCCCAAAAGGATGAATTCTGTCACACTGGTGTGGTTTCCAAACTTCATGTCCTCTGGGAATTGTTCCTGttgagggaaattttaaaattgattaaaaaaaatgttttcattctacACATTCTTGGTTTTCTTTGGTTATTCATTACACTTATTCATAATAATTTCTCCCTCTGCCTAGCTGTAAATATGGTGCTGTATAGGATTGCTTTGTCCCTTTACACAAAAGAAGAATGATTCAACCTCACTCTCTGGGAATTcagttatattcttttatttatctaaTGTTTATTCTAAAACCCCTTTCCAAACTTTATTTGTAGAAAGATCTGTCTCCCAAGATCCAGGTCTATAGTTTCAGTCATCTTGGAAGTCTTCAGTTAGAAATCCCACAAATACCTCAAACTCAGCCTCCCCCAGACCAAACTCATCCTTTCATTAGACCATTCCTCCTGTCCTGTGTTTGTGGAATCCACAATCCACACAATTGCTCATGTCTGAAACATGGaagttgaaaggttgttgctgaaccatgaaagatgctgggattcttgtgCTCCAGAGGAGAAGAAGTCAATTTGGGACCAGAGACAAGGTTTGATCATTCAGTTTTTgcgtaataaagttttattaaagtataaaagagatagagaaagcttctgacacagacgtCAGAAAGGGTCATAAAGAATGTCCCCCTGCTATTCTTTAGccagatgttatatagctactagcggtctgctaattagagaatggaaatgtctcaaaactcagagactggcaccaggcccctcacccacaacatgctgTGGTGGGTCATCcagggccataaaatgattgacaggaatcttgaagaaaggtagatttccatacaaatatatagtttcattaacatagattggGAGAACAATGTATAACATATTGGTTTGCCAAGTCTGTTCTGAGCCTTtaggcagaaccgacttgaagacagagtctcgggtaaatgcatagtacattaacatagcttaagacaaacatttccatgagaaaaatgcattggttaactcaaggtttgagaaaaattCACTTGGAACCAGGtatcattatggcaacacagaattttaagataaacctctttttaaatttgtatagagatggggaaaaaatatagCACTAATATGTTTCCTCCTGCCacgtaagagagagagaaaaaatgtctgacacttgcagcctatgtcctccatttggagacccctggccttccagcCTGTTATCCTCTCAAAGTGATCCTAGCCTTCTTCCTCTCATTGTACCACATCTAATAAAATCCTATTGATACTATCTACAATTTagctcttcattttatttatccattcctatATTTCCACTGATAGTTTTCCTACTGTAGGTGAGGtcctgttcatttttctcttttattttattcatctgtttgCCTCCTTGTCTTCATTCTTGTGCCATTATAATTCATGGTACATCTGCCAAAGTAATCTCTTGCTGAAGTAAAATGGTGATGCCAAAGTGATCCTTTCAAGTCTTTCATGATTTCTTTGGCCTCCAAGATGAACCTACTCTtcttagcacagcacagtgtaCGCTTTCTGATGTATCACCTGCATAtgactctctgcttctctctcaggATGTTTCCATCCAGCACTTGCACTAATCCAACCTTTTTGAACTATTCAGTCTCCTCCGTTCATCTGTCTTATTTGGCCTTTAATCCTTGTTCTCCAACTTGGATGGCCCCCAACTTTCCATTATCATTACCTTGGGTGACTTCTACTCCTCCTTCAAGTTCATTCTCTACAAAACCTACTCTGACATCTAAGGTATAATCAgataaatttcctttttgttgACCTCATGCTTTGAAGATGTTTAGATTGTGTTTCTTTGTACTAAATTatgggattttgttttgttttttgcttgctTACATTTTATTCCTCCCAATTAATACATAGTCTCCTCGAAATGGTGTTTATTCCTGTATCACAAATAACTAGTGTTTGGGACTAATATGTGCTGGAGAAAACCTGTTACTAGAATTTATACATGACTTGTATAATGCATATGCCAGGTGGAATATACTTCCCAATTCCTTTGTACAATATTTATGGAGCTTTATATTCTATCCTTAGTTACTTTTTGAAATGTATCTCCCTATATACTTCTTTGctaatgttaggtagttagaataggaaaaggagtccagaatggtggtggctaaaagacaaggaagggaaacactcatgaaaatagaacaaaggaaggtccgaggaccaaaGTGAAGACCTCaagtagaacaaacagcactcctggctagcccaatttacatagggaaggcccagggggaggaggaaaaacacataaaaagaggaACCAAAAGGCTGGGGTCTCTCTGAACTGCTCGCTCACTTGCACGTGCTCTCTTTTGCTGTCACGCGCGctccctcttttttctcttcacgtcttttgggttggcatgctctcacacctcgaggatgtattttcctttattttctaaataaaactgagctgtaacacggagctgtaataCTGGTCCATCCAAGAGCTGGTCCCTTGCTTCagatttttgttgtgatgagacagaacccaggaaattacaaactcccacGACATCTACTTTTGTGCTTTTAAGAGTCAGGTTAACCCAACCCTGTGATTCAGTGTTATAGTTTCTAATTTTCATAGAAAGACAGTTTTCTAACAGCATTATTTCAATTAAGGTTTGAAACATTTAccataaatgataaatataagtACCAAATATCTTCAcaattcttgctgctgctaagtcacctcagttgtgtccaactctgtgtgaccccatagacagcagcccaccaggctgccccgtccctggggttctccaggcaagaacactggagtgggttaccatttccttctccaatgcatgaaagggaaaagtgcaagtgaagtcactcagtcatgtctgactctagtgaccccatggactgcagcctaccaggctcctccatccatgggattttccaggcaagagtactggagtggggtgccattgcacaattcttaatttattaaaaattcctCACTTTAGAATAGAGCATTTAGTGTTTCCAGTGGTGGAGCTTCAACAGAATGAATCATGAGATATTATGAACCAACAGCTGAGAACCTACAGCTCATTCTTCCTTAAGTGCACTTAAATTACTCTAGTGACAGGCAAGGTTACTACCAGGCGTGTTAATTCTATGAattctatgtaaaaaaaaaaaaaatctgtttttggtTTCTCAATTGCTCTCTATGAGTCTAATGGCACAAACCACCTCCTTTCAGAGTTTAATGACACAAACCATCTCCTTTCAGTGCCAAAGCAATGATACTTGAATACAGCCAGCACACCTCCACTGCCTTCCCTTTACTAAAATTAACATTCATAGACCCGTTGCCCATTCCACCTGTGGCATACTTTCCAGAGCCCTCCCTGTTTTGCTCTCAGCTTCTGAACATACTCTCAGTTGAGGACTGAGCCAAGCACCGAGCAGCATGTGTGCTCTTTGCCTTCTGACTCAAGCGGAGTTAAGTGGGGCCGATCCTGCATTCACTGCGCACACAGTGGGCTTCAGTCTGTGCTGACAGAAGTCATGGAGACTGGAGATGGAAAGTTCAAATCCTCCCAGTGGCCAATTATTTTCACTTGTACATGACACTTGAATCTCTCTGattctcagtattttttttttttttgtaaaatgggagtaactGTCCCCATATAATATCTTTGTTGTGAGATTGAAAGAAATGACAGCTGCAAAGTATTTAAAGGTGTTTTGTCATACATGAGAGCTGTGTTTttcattaagtaaaaataaatagtgGATAGATTTTCAGttagttaaaatttttatgagaggtataatataaattttctttgaacACATCAGGAGATTTTCCACAAATCCAAAAGAAGTCAGGAAGTATAGGATCTGATGGTTTTTAGTTCTGGACCATGTCACTAATAATCATATGCATAATATGAGAACTGATTCttgcccttcccttcctctccactGACTACCTAGGGATCTTCTAGAGCTCTATGTCATCCCATCCATGCTTCAGATTCTGACTCTCCCCAATCCTTTCCTTCAATGATTGGGTCATATTTGTTGATGATTAGGGGTCATAGGGCGAAGAGCCTCATGCAACCTGAATATCGGGTGGTTTCTTcctggtttccttttcttttttttttttttaaattttattttatttttaaactttacaatattgtattagttttgccaaattccTTTTCATAGCTGCAGTTACACAAGTTTAGCAGCAGCTTGGCTGCCACAGACCATCCACACTTCTCTGGGATCTCCTGGGAAGTCTATTTTGCATGCCTGGAATGACCTTTCTGCAGTGCATatctttttccccttaaaaatagtttttttttttttttttaattagaggatcattgctttacaatgttatgttggtttcttgCATACAACCTTATGAAttagccatacgtatacatacgacccctccctcttgaaccttcctcccacttccTACCCCATCTCACTCCTCTAGGTTATCATAGAGCACCAATCTGAGCTACCTgtattatacagcaacttctcactagctatctgttttacatatggtagtgtatatgtttcaatgctactctctcaattaaCCCCACCCTCAATTTCCCTCCTCTATGTCCACACAtctattctccatgtctgtgtctctagtcCCTGTAGTGTAAACCTTGCTAAGGCCACAGTTTCCTCAGGGGTCACAAAACAAAGTTGttgagtttcttttatttttaatttctcattgagcaaacaaaaaaattaaattatttaaataaaatccatGATTACTGCACTCACCTTTTAGAGCCAGATTTGCTGTTGCTGAATTTCAAAGAGAATTTTAGAAAGCAGACATTTTCCACTCACTCTTAAAGCAGTTGTGCACTGACTACCTGACAATATTAACAAGAAATGCTGTCCTCCATTTAAGAACATAGTTACATACA
Protein-coding regions in this window:
- the LOC109569450 gene encoding olfactory receptor 5P1-like, encoding MKFGNHTSVTEFILLGLTEDPTLCGIFFVVFLGIYAVTLVGNISIIILIRICSQLHTPMYLFLSHLAFVDSGCTTSVTPMMLIGFLRQGVTITASGCEAQLCFVVMFGSAECFLLAAMAYDRYVAICLPLFYSIHMSPRVCALLIGVSYLGGCVNAWTFTSCLLTLSFCGPNHINDFFCDFSPLLKLSCSDVSIIEIIPSISSGSILAFTVSIIALSYICILNTILKMRSTEGRHKAFSTCTSHLTAVTLYYGTITFIYVMPKSTYSTDQNKVLSVFYTVVIPMLNPLIYSLRNRDVKEALRKVSVRIYS